A single Bos mutus isolate GX-2022 chromosome 16, NWIPB_WYAK_1.1, whole genome shotgun sequence DNA region contains:
- the MIIP gene encoding migration and invasion-inhibitory protein isoform X10: protein MVETRDLVQLRQLNLELLRQLWVRQDAVRRSVAKAASESSLDSSSSYNSEMPSSQEMSSVASRASCPQDAHPGDPCELDSPGTQEAQALRSILARQGKLSKPRVTNKESPVPEKSWRLRPYLGYDWIAGSLDNTFPVTSKPEAFFSKLQKFREANKEECICSGPEPQFLGLQESDAVEGDHECVYCYRVNRRLFLVPADPGTPCRLCRKPRDQRGAGTLAEPAQVRVSIPPSVLDPPHRHRIHRRKSFDASDTLALPRHCLLGWDIIPPKSEKSSAPKTLDLWSSVSPEAHHQKLSATSCPHLAVPTRVPPPTPIWSEPSSMPRPRSPKPKP from the exons ATGGTGGAGACCAGGGACCTAGTGCAGCTGCGGCAGCTCAACCTGGAGCTCCTGCGGCAACTGTGGGTCAGGCAGGATGCCGTGCGGCGGTCCGTGGCCAAGGCAGCCTCAGAA TCGAGCCTGGACTCGAGCAGCAGCTACAACTCAGAGATGCCATCATCCCAAGAGATGTCCTCAGTTGCCTCGAGAGCCTCCTGCCCACAAGATGCCCACCCTGGTGACCCCTGTG AGCTGGACAGTCCAGGAACCCAGGAGGCCCAGGCCCTGAGATCCATCTTGGCTCGACAGGGCAAGTTGTCCAAG CCGAGAGTGACCAACAAGGAGTCTCCAGTGCCTGAGAAGAGCTGGCGCCTGAGACCCTACCTGGGCTACGACTGGATTGCAG GGTCCCTGGACAACACCTTTCCCGTCACCAGCAAGCCTGAGGCCTTCTTCTCGAAGCTGCAGAAGTTCCGGGAAGCCAACAAGGAGGAGTGTATTTGCAGTGGCCCTGA ACCCCAGTTCCTAGGCCTGCAGGAGAGTGATGCTGTGGAGGGGGACCACGAAT GTGTGTACTGTTACCGTGTCAACCGGCGCTTGTTTCTGGTGCCTGCGGATCCTGGCACCCCCTGCCGCCTGTGCAGGAAGCCACGGGACCAGCGGGGTGCGGGGACCCTGGCAGAGCCAGCGCAGGTCAG GGTGAGCATCCCACCGTCCGTCCTGGATCCCCCACACCGGCACCGCATCCACCGGCGGAAGAGCTTCGACGCCTCCGACACGCTGGCGCTGCCCCGG CACTGCCTGCTGGGCTGGGACATTATCCCTCCGAAGTCTGAGAAAAGCTCAGCCCCCAAAACCCTGGACCTCTGGTCCAGTGTCTCCCCTGAGGCCCACCATCAGAAGCTGTCAGCCACCAGCTGTCCTCACCTG GCTGTGCCAACGCGGGTCCCACCCCCGACCCCAATCTGGTCAGAACCCTCCTCCATGCCTCGGCCCCGCTCCCCCAAGCCGAAGCCCTGA
- the MIIP gene encoding migration and invasion-inhibitory protein isoform X11 translates to MVETRDLVQLRQLNLELLRQLWVRQDAVRRSVAKAASESSLDSSSSYNSEMPSSQEMSSVASRASCPQDAHPGDPCGRYWPGDASSGMNSLLPATCLYRESLGPPRPHSAPLLAISDSSDPELSAELDSPGTQEAQALRSILARQGKLSKRALWEEGDQPHCADGKTEVQRTDLFIVPHGGGSGGSNSYPPAPKPSAEPWGLRQSPRVTNKESPVPEKSWRLRPYLGYDWIAGSLDNTFPVTSKPEAFFSKLQKFREANKEECICSGPEPQFLGLQESDAVEGDHECECKHLVTPEPSQGLGAWGGS, encoded by the exons ATGGTGGAGACCAGGGACCTAGTGCAGCTGCGGCAGCTCAACCTGGAGCTCCTGCGGCAACTGTGGGTCAGGCAGGATGCCGTGCGGCGGTCCGTGGCCAAGGCAGCCTCAGAA TCGAGCCTGGACTCGAGCAGCAGCTACAACTCAGAGATGCCATCATCCCAAGAGATGTCCTCAGTTGCCTCGAGAGCCTCCTGCCCACAAGATGCCCACCCTGGTGACCCCTGTGGTAGGTACTGGCCTGGCGACGCCAGCTCTGGGATGAACTCTCTCCTACCTGCCACATGCCTATACCGGGAGTCCCTGGGCCCACCGAGGCCCCACTCAGCTCCCTTACTGGCCATCTCAGACTCAAGTGACCCAGAGCTTTCAGCAGAGCTGGACAGTCCAGGAACCCAGGAGGCCCAGGCCCTGAGATCCATCTTGGCTCGACAGGGCAAGTTGTCCAAG AGAGCACTTTGGGAAGAAGGTGACCAGCCCCATTGTGCAGATGGAAAGACCGAGGTTCAGAGGACAGACTTGTTCATAGTCCCACatggtggggggagtggggggtcAAACTCTTATCCTCCAGCCCCCAAGCCCTCAGCTGAACCCTGGGGCCTACGTCAGAGT CCGAGAGTGACCAACAAGGAGTCTCCAGTGCCTGAGAAGAGCTGGCGCCTGAGACCCTACCTGGGCTACGACTGGATTGCAG GGTCCCTGGACAACACCTTTCCCGTCACCAGCAAGCCTGAGGCCTTCTTCTCGAAGCTGCAGAAGTTCCGGGAAGCCAACAAGGAGGAGTGTATTTGCAGTGGCCCTGA ACCCCAGTTCCTAGGCCTGCAGGAGAGTGATGCTGTGGAGGGGGACCACGAATGTGAGTGTAAACACTTGGTTACCCCAGAGCCCAGCCaaggcctgggggcctggggaggcAGCTGA
- the MIIP gene encoding migration and invasion-inhibitory protein isoform X4, with the protein MVETRDLVQLRQLNLELLRQLWVRQDAVRRSVAKAASESSLDSSSSYNSEMPSSQEMSSVASRASCPQDAHPGDPCAELDSPGTQEAQALRSILARQGKLSKRALWEEGDQPHCADGKTEVQRTDLFIVPHGGGSGGSNSYPPAPKPSAEPWGLRQSPRVTNKESPVPEKSWRLRPYLGYDWIAGSLDNTFPVTSKPEAFFSKLQKFREANKEECICSGPEPQFLGLQESDAVEGDHECVYCYRVNRRLFLVPADPGTPCRLCRKPRDQRGAGTLAEPAQVRVSIPPSVLDPPHRHRIHRRKSFDASDTLALPRHCLLGWDIIPPKSEKSSAPKTLDLWSSVSPEAHHQKLSATSCPHLAVPTRVPPPTPIWSEPSSMPRPRSPKPKP; encoded by the exons ATGGTGGAGACCAGGGACCTAGTGCAGCTGCGGCAGCTCAACCTGGAGCTCCTGCGGCAACTGTGGGTCAGGCAGGATGCCGTGCGGCGGTCCGTGGCCAAGGCAGCCTCAGAA TCGAGCCTGGACTCGAGCAGCAGCTACAACTCAGAGATGCCATCATCCCAAGAGATGTCCTCAGTTGCCTCGAGAGCCTCCTGCCCACAAGATGCCCACCCTGGTGACCCCTGTG CAGAGCTGGACAGTCCAGGAACCCAGGAGGCCCAGGCCCTGAGATCCATCTTGGCTCGACAGGGCAAGTTGTCCAAG AGAGCACTTTGGGAAGAAGGTGACCAGCCCCATTGTGCAGATGGAAAGACCGAGGTTCAGAGGACAGACTTGTTCATAGTCCCACatggtggggggagtggggggtcAAACTCTTATCCTCCAGCCCCCAAGCCCTCAGCTGAACCCTGGGGCCTACGTCAGAGT CCGAGAGTGACCAACAAGGAGTCTCCAGTGCCTGAGAAGAGCTGGCGCCTGAGACCCTACCTGGGCTACGACTGGATTGCAG GGTCCCTGGACAACACCTTTCCCGTCACCAGCAAGCCTGAGGCCTTCTTCTCGAAGCTGCAGAAGTTCCGGGAAGCCAACAAGGAGGAGTGTATTTGCAGTGGCCCTGA ACCCCAGTTCCTAGGCCTGCAGGAGAGTGATGCTGTGGAGGGGGACCACGAAT GTGTGTACTGTTACCGTGTCAACCGGCGCTTGTTTCTGGTGCCTGCGGATCCTGGCACCCCCTGCCGCCTGTGCAGGAAGCCACGGGACCAGCGGGGTGCGGGGACCCTGGCAGAGCCAGCGCAGGTCAG GGTGAGCATCCCACCGTCCGTCCTGGATCCCCCACACCGGCACCGCATCCACCGGCGGAAGAGCTTCGACGCCTCCGACACGCTGGCGCTGCCCCGG CACTGCCTGCTGGGCTGGGACATTATCCCTCCGAAGTCTGAGAAAAGCTCAGCCCCCAAAACCCTGGACCTCTGGTCCAGTGTCTCCCCTGAGGCCCACCATCAGAAGCTGTCAGCCACCAGCTGTCCTCACCTG GCTGTGCCAACGCGGGTCCCACCCCCGACCCCAATCTGGTCAGAACCCTCCTCCATGCCTCGGCCCCGCTCCCCCAAGCCGAAGCCCTGA
- the MIIP gene encoding migration and invasion-inhibitory protein isoform X9, with protein sequence MVETRDLVQLRQLNLELLRQLWVRQDAVRRSVAKAASESSLDSSSSYNSEMPSSQEMSSVASRASCPQDAHPGDPCAELDSPGTQEAQALRSILARQGKLSKPRVTNKESPVPEKSWRLRPYLGYDWIAGSLDNTFPVTSKPEAFFSKLQKFREANKEECICSGPEPQFLGLQESDAVEGDHECVYCYRVNRRLFLVPADPGTPCRLCRKPRDQRGAGTLAEPAQVRVSIPPSVLDPPHRHRIHRRKSFDASDTLALPRHCLLGWDIIPPKSEKSSAPKTLDLWSSVSPEAHHQKLSATSCPHLAVPTRVPPPTPIWSEPSSMPRPRSPKPKP encoded by the exons ATGGTGGAGACCAGGGACCTAGTGCAGCTGCGGCAGCTCAACCTGGAGCTCCTGCGGCAACTGTGGGTCAGGCAGGATGCCGTGCGGCGGTCCGTGGCCAAGGCAGCCTCAGAA TCGAGCCTGGACTCGAGCAGCAGCTACAACTCAGAGATGCCATCATCCCAAGAGATGTCCTCAGTTGCCTCGAGAGCCTCCTGCCCACAAGATGCCCACCCTGGTGACCCCTGTG CAGAGCTGGACAGTCCAGGAACCCAGGAGGCCCAGGCCCTGAGATCCATCTTGGCTCGACAGGGCAAGTTGTCCAAG CCGAGAGTGACCAACAAGGAGTCTCCAGTGCCTGAGAAGAGCTGGCGCCTGAGACCCTACCTGGGCTACGACTGGATTGCAG GGTCCCTGGACAACACCTTTCCCGTCACCAGCAAGCCTGAGGCCTTCTTCTCGAAGCTGCAGAAGTTCCGGGAAGCCAACAAGGAGGAGTGTATTTGCAGTGGCCCTGA ACCCCAGTTCCTAGGCCTGCAGGAGAGTGATGCTGTGGAGGGGGACCACGAAT GTGTGTACTGTTACCGTGTCAACCGGCGCTTGTTTCTGGTGCCTGCGGATCCTGGCACCCCCTGCCGCCTGTGCAGGAAGCCACGGGACCAGCGGGGTGCGGGGACCCTGGCAGAGCCAGCGCAGGTCAG GGTGAGCATCCCACCGTCCGTCCTGGATCCCCCACACCGGCACCGCATCCACCGGCGGAAGAGCTTCGACGCCTCCGACACGCTGGCGCTGCCCCGG CACTGCCTGCTGGGCTGGGACATTATCCCTCCGAAGTCTGAGAAAAGCTCAGCCCCCAAAACCCTGGACCTCTGGTCCAGTGTCTCCCCTGAGGCCCACCATCAGAAGCTGTCAGCCACCAGCTGTCCTCACCTG GCTGTGCCAACGCGGGTCCCACCCCCGACCCCAATCTGGTCAGAACCCTCCTCCATGCCTCGGCCCCGCTCCCCCAAGCCGAAGCCCTGA
- the MIIP gene encoding migration and invasion-inhibitory protein isoform X5, which produces MVETRDLVQLRQLNLELLRQLWVRQDAVRRSVAKAASESSLDSSSSYNSEMPSSQEMSSVASRASCPQDAHPGDPCELDSPGTQEAQALRSILARQGKLSKRALWEEGDQPHCADGKTEVQRTDLFIVPHGGGSGGSNSYPPAPKPSAEPWGLRQSPRVTNKESPVPEKSWRLRPYLGYDWIAGSLDNTFPVTSKPEAFFSKLQKFREANKEECICSGPEPQFLGLQESDAVEGDHECVYCYRVNRRLFLVPADPGTPCRLCRKPRDQRGAGTLAEPAQVRVSIPPSVLDPPHRHRIHRRKSFDASDTLALPRHCLLGWDIIPPKSEKSSAPKTLDLWSSVSPEAHHQKLSATSCPHLAVPTRVPPPTPIWSEPSSMPRPRSPKPKP; this is translated from the exons ATGGTGGAGACCAGGGACCTAGTGCAGCTGCGGCAGCTCAACCTGGAGCTCCTGCGGCAACTGTGGGTCAGGCAGGATGCCGTGCGGCGGTCCGTGGCCAAGGCAGCCTCAGAA TCGAGCCTGGACTCGAGCAGCAGCTACAACTCAGAGATGCCATCATCCCAAGAGATGTCCTCAGTTGCCTCGAGAGCCTCCTGCCCACAAGATGCCCACCCTGGTGACCCCTGTG AGCTGGACAGTCCAGGAACCCAGGAGGCCCAGGCCCTGAGATCCATCTTGGCTCGACAGGGCAAGTTGTCCAAG AGAGCACTTTGGGAAGAAGGTGACCAGCCCCATTGTGCAGATGGAAAGACCGAGGTTCAGAGGACAGACTTGTTCATAGTCCCACatggtggggggagtggggggtcAAACTCTTATCCTCCAGCCCCCAAGCCCTCAGCTGAACCCTGGGGCCTACGTCAGAGT CCGAGAGTGACCAACAAGGAGTCTCCAGTGCCTGAGAAGAGCTGGCGCCTGAGACCCTACCTGGGCTACGACTGGATTGCAG GGTCCCTGGACAACACCTTTCCCGTCACCAGCAAGCCTGAGGCCTTCTTCTCGAAGCTGCAGAAGTTCCGGGAAGCCAACAAGGAGGAGTGTATTTGCAGTGGCCCTGA ACCCCAGTTCCTAGGCCTGCAGGAGAGTGATGCTGTGGAGGGGGACCACGAAT GTGTGTACTGTTACCGTGTCAACCGGCGCTTGTTTCTGGTGCCTGCGGATCCTGGCACCCCCTGCCGCCTGTGCAGGAAGCCACGGGACCAGCGGGGTGCGGGGACCCTGGCAGAGCCAGCGCAGGTCAG GGTGAGCATCCCACCGTCCGTCCTGGATCCCCCACACCGGCACCGCATCCACCGGCGGAAGAGCTTCGACGCCTCCGACACGCTGGCGCTGCCCCGG CACTGCCTGCTGGGCTGGGACATTATCCCTCCGAAGTCTGAGAAAAGCTCAGCCCCCAAAACCCTGGACCTCTGGTCCAGTGTCTCCCCTGAGGCCCACCATCAGAAGCTGTCAGCCACCAGCTGTCCTCACCTG GCTGTGCCAACGCGGGTCCCACCCCCGACCCCAATCTGGTCAGAACCCTCCTCCATGCCTCGGCCCCGCTCCCCCAAGCCGAAGCCCTGA
- the MIIP gene encoding migration and invasion-inhibitory protein isoform X2, whose protein sequence is MVETRDLVQLRQLNLELLRQLWVRQDAVRRSVAKAASESSLDSSSSYNSEMPSSQEMSSVASRASCPQDAHPGDPCGRYWPGDASSGMNSLLPATCLYRESLGPPRPHSAPLLAISDSSDPELSAELDSPGTQEAQALRSILARQGKLSKRALWEEGDQPHCADGKTEVGPPLGWACWHNLAPLCLPPQPRVTNKESPVPEKSWRLRPYLGYDWIAGSLDNTFPVTSKPEAFFSKLQKFREANKEECICSGPEPQFLGLQESDAVEGDHECVYCYRVNRRLFLVPADPGTPCRLCRKPRDQRGAGTLAEPAQVRVSIPPSVLDPPHRHRIHRRKSFDASDTLALPRHCLLGWDIIPPKSEKSSAPKTLDLWSSVSPEAHHQKLSATSCPHLAVPTRVPPPTPIWSEPSSMPRPRSPKPKP, encoded by the exons ATGGTGGAGACCAGGGACCTAGTGCAGCTGCGGCAGCTCAACCTGGAGCTCCTGCGGCAACTGTGGGTCAGGCAGGATGCCGTGCGGCGGTCCGTGGCCAAGGCAGCCTCAGAA TCGAGCCTGGACTCGAGCAGCAGCTACAACTCAGAGATGCCATCATCCCAAGAGATGTCCTCAGTTGCCTCGAGAGCCTCCTGCCCACAAGATGCCCACCCTGGTGACCCCTGTGGTAGGTACTGGCCTGGCGACGCCAGCTCTGGGATGAACTCTCTCCTACCTGCCACATGCCTATACCGGGAGTCCCTGGGCCCACCGAGGCCCCACTCAGCTCCCTTACTGGCCATCTCAGACTCAAGTGACCCAGAGCTTTCAGCAGAGCTGGACAGTCCAGGAACCCAGGAGGCCCAGGCCCTGAGATCCATCTTGGCTCGACAGGGCAAGTTGTCCAAG AGAGCACTTTGGGAAGAAGGTGACCAGCCCCATTGTGCAGATGGAAAGACCGAG GTGGGGCCTCCTTTGGGCTGGGCCTGCTGGCACAACCTTGCCCCTCTTTGCCTCCCTCCTCAGCCGAGAGTGACCAACAAGGAGTCTCCAGTGCCTGAGAAGAGCTGGCGCCTGAGACCCTACCTGGGCTACGACTGGATTGCAG GGTCCCTGGACAACACCTTTCCCGTCACCAGCAAGCCTGAGGCCTTCTTCTCGAAGCTGCAGAAGTTCCGGGAAGCCAACAAGGAGGAGTGTATTTGCAGTGGCCCTGA ACCCCAGTTCCTAGGCCTGCAGGAGAGTGATGCTGTGGAGGGGGACCACGAAT GTGTGTACTGTTACCGTGTCAACCGGCGCTTGTTTCTGGTGCCTGCGGATCCTGGCACCCCCTGCCGCCTGTGCAGGAAGCCACGGGACCAGCGGGGTGCGGGGACCCTGGCAGAGCCAGCGCAGGTCAG GGTGAGCATCCCACCGTCCGTCCTGGATCCCCCACACCGGCACCGCATCCACCGGCGGAAGAGCTTCGACGCCTCCGACACGCTGGCGCTGCCCCGG CACTGCCTGCTGGGCTGGGACATTATCCCTCCGAAGTCTGAGAAAAGCTCAGCCCCCAAAACCCTGGACCTCTGGTCCAGTGTCTCCCCTGAGGCCCACCATCAGAAGCTGTCAGCCACCAGCTGTCCTCACCTG GCTGTGCCAACGCGGGTCCCACCCCCGACCCCAATCTGGTCAGAACCCTCCTCCATGCCTCGGCCCCGCTCCCCCAAGCCGAAGCCCTGA
- the MIIP gene encoding migration and invasion-inhibitory protein isoform X1 produces MVETRDLVQLRQLNLELLRQLWVRQDAVRRSVAKAASESSLDSSSSYNSEMPSSQEMSSVASRASCPQDAHPGDPCGRYWPGDASSGMNSLLPATCLYRESLGPPRPHSAPLLAISDSSDPELSAELDSPGTQEAQALRSILARQGKLSKRALWEEGDQPHCADGKTEVQRTDLFIVPHGGGSGGSNSYPPAPKPSAEPWGLRQSPRVTNKESPVPEKSWRLRPYLGYDWIAGSLDNTFPVTSKPEAFFSKLQKFREANKEECICSGPEPQFLGLQESDAVEGDHECVYCYRVNRRLFLVPADPGTPCRLCRKPRDQRGAGTLAEPAQVRVSIPPSVLDPPHRHRIHRRKSFDASDTLALPRHCLLGWDIIPPKSEKSSAPKTLDLWSSVSPEAHHQKLSATSCPHLAVPTRVPPPTPIWSEPSSMPRPRSPKPKP; encoded by the exons ATGGTGGAGACCAGGGACCTAGTGCAGCTGCGGCAGCTCAACCTGGAGCTCCTGCGGCAACTGTGGGTCAGGCAGGATGCCGTGCGGCGGTCCGTGGCCAAGGCAGCCTCAGAA TCGAGCCTGGACTCGAGCAGCAGCTACAACTCAGAGATGCCATCATCCCAAGAGATGTCCTCAGTTGCCTCGAGAGCCTCCTGCCCACAAGATGCCCACCCTGGTGACCCCTGTGGTAGGTACTGGCCTGGCGACGCCAGCTCTGGGATGAACTCTCTCCTACCTGCCACATGCCTATACCGGGAGTCCCTGGGCCCACCGAGGCCCCACTCAGCTCCCTTACTGGCCATCTCAGACTCAAGTGACCCAGAGCTTTCAGCAGAGCTGGACAGTCCAGGAACCCAGGAGGCCCAGGCCCTGAGATCCATCTTGGCTCGACAGGGCAAGTTGTCCAAG AGAGCACTTTGGGAAGAAGGTGACCAGCCCCATTGTGCAGATGGAAAGACCGAGGTTCAGAGGACAGACTTGTTCATAGTCCCACatggtggggggagtggggggtcAAACTCTTATCCTCCAGCCCCCAAGCCCTCAGCTGAACCCTGGGGCCTACGTCAGAGT CCGAGAGTGACCAACAAGGAGTCTCCAGTGCCTGAGAAGAGCTGGCGCCTGAGACCCTACCTGGGCTACGACTGGATTGCAG GGTCCCTGGACAACACCTTTCCCGTCACCAGCAAGCCTGAGGCCTTCTTCTCGAAGCTGCAGAAGTTCCGGGAAGCCAACAAGGAGGAGTGTATTTGCAGTGGCCCTGA ACCCCAGTTCCTAGGCCTGCAGGAGAGTGATGCTGTGGAGGGGGACCACGAAT GTGTGTACTGTTACCGTGTCAACCGGCGCTTGTTTCTGGTGCCTGCGGATCCTGGCACCCCCTGCCGCCTGTGCAGGAAGCCACGGGACCAGCGGGGTGCGGGGACCCTGGCAGAGCCAGCGCAGGTCAG GGTGAGCATCCCACCGTCCGTCCTGGATCCCCCACACCGGCACCGCATCCACCGGCGGAAGAGCTTCGACGCCTCCGACACGCTGGCGCTGCCCCGG CACTGCCTGCTGGGCTGGGACATTATCCCTCCGAAGTCTGAGAAAAGCTCAGCCCCCAAAACCCTGGACCTCTGGTCCAGTGTCTCCCCTGAGGCCCACCATCAGAAGCTGTCAGCCACCAGCTGTCCTCACCTG GCTGTGCCAACGCGGGTCCCACCCCCGACCCCAATCTGGTCAGAACCCTCCTCCATGCCTCGGCCCCGCTCCCCCAAGCCGAAGCCCTGA
- the MIIP gene encoding migration and invasion-inhibitory protein isoform X7: protein MVETRDLVQLRQLNLELLRQLWVRQDAVRRSVAKAASESSLDSSSSYNSEMPSSQEMSSVASRASCPQDAHPGDPCGRYWPGDASSGMNSLLPATCLYRESLGPPRPHSAPLLAISDSSDPELSAELDSPGTQEAQALRSILARQGKLSKPRVTNKESPVPEKSWRLRPYLGYDWIAGSLDNTFPVTSKPEAFFSKLQKFREANKEECICSGPEPQFLGLQESDAVEGDHECVYCYRVNRRLFLVPADPGTPCRLCRKPRDQRGAGTLAEPAQVRVSIPPSVLDPPHRHRIHRRKSFDASDTLALPRHCLLGWDIIPPKSEKSSAPKTLDLWSSVSPEAHHQKLSATSCPHLAVPTRVPPPTPIWSEPSSMPRPRSPKPKP from the exons ATGGTGGAGACCAGGGACCTAGTGCAGCTGCGGCAGCTCAACCTGGAGCTCCTGCGGCAACTGTGGGTCAGGCAGGATGCCGTGCGGCGGTCCGTGGCCAAGGCAGCCTCAGAA TCGAGCCTGGACTCGAGCAGCAGCTACAACTCAGAGATGCCATCATCCCAAGAGATGTCCTCAGTTGCCTCGAGAGCCTCCTGCCCACAAGATGCCCACCCTGGTGACCCCTGTGGTAGGTACTGGCCTGGCGACGCCAGCTCTGGGATGAACTCTCTCCTACCTGCCACATGCCTATACCGGGAGTCCCTGGGCCCACCGAGGCCCCACTCAGCTCCCTTACTGGCCATCTCAGACTCAAGTGACCCAGAGCTTTCAGCAGAGCTGGACAGTCCAGGAACCCAGGAGGCCCAGGCCCTGAGATCCATCTTGGCTCGACAGGGCAAGTTGTCCAAG CCGAGAGTGACCAACAAGGAGTCTCCAGTGCCTGAGAAGAGCTGGCGCCTGAGACCCTACCTGGGCTACGACTGGATTGCAG GGTCCCTGGACAACACCTTTCCCGTCACCAGCAAGCCTGAGGCCTTCTTCTCGAAGCTGCAGAAGTTCCGGGAAGCCAACAAGGAGGAGTGTATTTGCAGTGGCCCTGA ACCCCAGTTCCTAGGCCTGCAGGAGAGTGATGCTGTGGAGGGGGACCACGAAT GTGTGTACTGTTACCGTGTCAACCGGCGCTTGTTTCTGGTGCCTGCGGATCCTGGCACCCCCTGCCGCCTGTGCAGGAAGCCACGGGACCAGCGGGGTGCGGGGACCCTGGCAGAGCCAGCGCAGGTCAG GGTGAGCATCCCACCGTCCGTCCTGGATCCCCCACACCGGCACCGCATCCACCGGCGGAAGAGCTTCGACGCCTCCGACACGCTGGCGCTGCCCCGG CACTGCCTGCTGGGCTGGGACATTATCCCTCCGAAGTCTGAGAAAAGCTCAGCCCCCAAAACCCTGGACCTCTGGTCCAGTGTCTCCCCTGAGGCCCACCATCAGAAGCTGTCAGCCACCAGCTGTCCTCACCTG GCTGTGCCAACGCGGGTCCCACCCCCGACCCCAATCTGGTCAGAACCCTCCTCCATGCCTCGGCCCCGCTCCCCCAAGCCGAAGCCCTGA
- the MIIP gene encoding migration and invasion-inhibitory protein isoform X3 yields MVETRDLVQLRQLNLELLRQLWVRQDAVRRSVAKAASESSLDSSSSYNSEMPSSQEMSSVASRASCPQDAHPGDPCDSSDPELSAELDSPGTQEAQALRSILARQGKLSKRALWEEGDQPHCADGKTEVQRTDLFIVPHGGGSGGSNSYPPAPKPSAEPWGLRQSPRVTNKESPVPEKSWRLRPYLGYDWIAGSLDNTFPVTSKPEAFFSKLQKFREANKEECICSGPEPQFLGLQESDAVEGDHECVYCYRVNRRLFLVPADPGTPCRLCRKPRDQRGAGTLAEPAQVRVSIPPSVLDPPHRHRIHRRKSFDASDTLALPRHCLLGWDIIPPKSEKSSAPKTLDLWSSVSPEAHHQKLSATSCPHLAVPTRVPPPTPIWSEPSSMPRPRSPKPKP; encoded by the exons ATGGTGGAGACCAGGGACCTAGTGCAGCTGCGGCAGCTCAACCTGGAGCTCCTGCGGCAACTGTGGGTCAGGCAGGATGCCGTGCGGCGGTCCGTGGCCAAGGCAGCCTCAGAA TCGAGCCTGGACTCGAGCAGCAGCTACAACTCAGAGATGCCATCATCCCAAGAGATGTCCTCAGTTGCCTCGAGAGCCTCCTGCCCACAAGATGCCCACCCTGGTGACCCCTGTG ACTCAAGTGACCCAGAGCTTTCAGCAGAGCTGGACAGTCCAGGAACCCAGGAGGCCCAGGCCCTGAGATCCATCTTGGCTCGACAGGGCAAGTTGTCCAAG AGAGCACTTTGGGAAGAAGGTGACCAGCCCCATTGTGCAGATGGAAAGACCGAGGTTCAGAGGACAGACTTGTTCATAGTCCCACatggtggggggagtggggggtcAAACTCTTATCCTCCAGCCCCCAAGCCCTCAGCTGAACCCTGGGGCCTACGTCAGAGT CCGAGAGTGACCAACAAGGAGTCTCCAGTGCCTGAGAAGAGCTGGCGCCTGAGACCCTACCTGGGCTACGACTGGATTGCAG GGTCCCTGGACAACACCTTTCCCGTCACCAGCAAGCCTGAGGCCTTCTTCTCGAAGCTGCAGAAGTTCCGGGAAGCCAACAAGGAGGAGTGTATTTGCAGTGGCCCTGA ACCCCAGTTCCTAGGCCTGCAGGAGAGTGATGCTGTGGAGGGGGACCACGAAT GTGTGTACTGTTACCGTGTCAACCGGCGCTTGTTTCTGGTGCCTGCGGATCCTGGCACCCCCTGCCGCCTGTGCAGGAAGCCACGGGACCAGCGGGGTGCGGGGACCCTGGCAGAGCCAGCGCAGGTCAG GGTGAGCATCCCACCGTCCGTCCTGGATCCCCCACACCGGCACCGCATCCACCGGCGGAAGAGCTTCGACGCCTCCGACACGCTGGCGCTGCCCCGG CACTGCCTGCTGGGCTGGGACATTATCCCTCCGAAGTCTGAGAAAAGCTCAGCCCCCAAAACCCTGGACCTCTGGTCCAGTGTCTCCCCTGAGGCCCACCATCAGAAGCTGTCAGCCACCAGCTGTCCTCACCTG GCTGTGCCAACGCGGGTCCCACCCCCGACCCCAATCTGGTCAGAACCCTCCTCCATGCCTCGGCCCCGCTCCCCCAAGCCGAAGCCCTGA